The Papaver somniferum cultivar HN1 chromosome 3, ASM357369v1, whole genome shotgun sequence genome includes a region encoding these proteins:
- the LOC113361466 gene encoding transcription factor bHLH30-like, which translates to MIPFPNYYGSVDTWAATNNSNHSVGYNLPRQQFNSSSTTMDMGSHDSNITNGGIATTSSNSKSMTDQKALAACKSHSEAERRRRERINGHLATLRTLLPNTIKTDKASLLAEVVQHVKELKKIANDITGANRDGDGCYNNTAEWWPFPQETDELTLNYYCEASSSTSMDELLLSSSSLLLIRVSLSCDDRPDLMADLTLALKSVGAKVVKAEITTVGGRLKSILIIQSGVGGGGGGNGLGDLGTLRRALKAVLDKPSPSTSSSVSVGNMGAQGNNSNNSKRPRFSRRFGSSSHGEL; encoded by the exons ATGATTCCTTTTCCAAATTACTATGGATCAGTTGATACTTGGGCTGCGACCAATAATTCAAATCACAGTGTTGGTTATAATTTACCACGTCAACAGTTTAACTCATCATCAACCACAATGGATATGGGGAGTCATGATAGTAATATTACTAATGGAGGGATTGCTACAACTtcatcaaattcaaaatcaatgaCTGATCAAAAAGCATTAGCAGCATGTAAGAGTCATAGTGAagctgaaagaagaagaagagaaagaatcaATGGTCATCTTGCTACTCTCCGTACTCTTCTTCCAAACACCATCAAA ACAGACAAAGCATCTCTGTTAGCTGAAGTGGTGCAGCATGTAAAAGAACTGAAGAAGATAGCAAATGACATTACAGGAGCAAACAGAGATGGTGATGGATGCTACAATAACACAGCAGAGTGGTGGCCATTTCCACAAGAAACAGATGAACTGACACTAAATTATTACTgtgaagcatcatcttcaacatcaatgGATGAACTGTTGTTATCTTCATCGTCCTTGTTGTTGATCAGGGTATCGTTAAGTTGTGACGACAGACCTGACTTAATGGCGGATTTAACACTTGCGTTAAAATCAGTAGGAGCTAAAGTCGTGAAAGCTGAGATTACTACTGTTGGTGGAAGATTGAAGAGTATATTGATTATACAaagtggtgttggtggtggtggtggaggaaatGGTTTAGGGGATTTGGGTACATTAAGACGAGCGTTAAAGGCTGTTCTTGATAAGCCTTCACCATCTACATCATCGTCAGTCTCTGTTGGGAATATGGGAGCGCAAGGGAACAATAGTAATAATAGTAAAAGACCACGTTTTTCTAGAAGATTTGGTTCATCATCCCATGGTGAACTTTag